The window ATGTTCCCCCCGAAAGCGTGTCCCAGGGATTGATGGCCCAGGCACACCCCGAGGATCGGGATGCGCCCGCCGTAAGCACGAATGACGTCGACGGAGACCCCCGCTTCTTTGGGCGTGCAGGGACCGGGGGACACCAGGATGCGATCGGGCGACCAGCGCTCCACGTCCGCCACCGTCAGCGCGTCGTTCCGGACCACTTTGACTTTTTGCTTGAGCTCGCCCAGGTATTGAACCAGGTTGAACGTGAACGAATCGTAATTGTCGATGACCAAAATCACGCGCGGCCCTCCGCCAAGCGGAGCGCCGCCACCAGCGCCGCCATTTTGTTTTGGGTTTCCTCGAATTCCTTTCCCGGCACCGAATCGGCCACCACGCCGGCGCCGGCCTGGAAATGGACGCGGCCTTTTTCCAAAAGCAAAGTGCGGATCGCGATGGCCACGTCCATATTCCCGGTGTAGGAAAAATACCCCACGGCGCCGCCGTAAAGGCCACGCCGGAACGGTTCCAGCTCCTCAATGATCTCCATCGCGCGGATCTTGGGCGCGCCGGACAGCGTTCCCGCGGGGAACGTCGCCCGGAAAAGGTCGAAAGCGTCCAACCCCGGCCGCAAGGCGCCGGTCACTTTCGAGACGATGTGCATGACGTGGCTGTAGCGTTCGATGTCCATGAATTGATCGACGCGAACGCTGCCGGGCCGCGACACCCGCCCCAAATCGTTGCGCGCGAGATCCACCAGCATCACGTGCTCGGCGCGTTCTTTGGGGTCCGCCAACAGTTCGCGGGCCAGCCGTTCGTCCGCGGCGGGGGTCGCGCCCCGCGGCCGGGTCCCGGCGATGGGCCGGGTCTCGGCCCGGCCGTCCTCCAATCGCACGAGCATCTCGGGGCTGGAACCGACGATGTGGCGATCGCCGTCACGGAAAAAATACATGTAGGGCGACGGGTTGACGCGCCGCAGCGCCCGGTAAAGTTCCAAGGGGTGCGCTTTCGTTTCCACGCTCACCCGGCGGGAGGGCACCACTTGAATGATGTCCCCGGCCGCGATGTAGCCCTTGGCTTTCTTGACCGCCTCGATGTACCGCCGCCGTTCGGCGGAGTCCGCGGGCAACGGGCGCCG of the Elusimicrobiota bacterium genome contains:
- the trpE gene encoding anthranilate synthase component I: MITPALPEFKRLSRRFPVVPIAVECPADEVTPLGLFHALYRRSPQCFLLESVEGGEHLGRYSFAAFEPRLVLRSRSASPAVDATGVGPLAPLREALAHRRGPEIPGLPRFYGGAVGFIAYDIVRHFERLPVRAKDDLGLPDFVFFLTGDLFIFDHVAHTLRLVRTVRVPRGASAEKIHRETVRDLTARLARLRPAAPPLTPTLDPDRRPLPADSAERRRYIEAVKKAKGYIAAGDIIQVVPSRRVSVETKAHPLELYRALRRVNPSPYMYFFRDGDRHIVGSSPEMLVRLEDGRAETRPIAGTRPRGATPAADERLARELLADPKERAEHVMLVDLARNDLGRVSRPGSVRVDQFMDIERYSHVMHIVSKVTGALRPGLDAFDLFRATFPAGTLSGAPKIRAMEIIEELEPFRRGLYGGAVGYFSYTGNMDVAIAIRTLLLEKGRVHFQAGAGVVADSVPGKEFEETQNKMAALVAALRLAEGRA